In the Quercus lobata isolate SW786 chromosome 5, ValleyOak3.0 Primary Assembly, whole genome shotgun sequence genome, one interval contains:
- the LOC115992585 gene encoding F-box protein CPR1-like, with amino-acid sequence MMSNLLQDLIAEILIRLPVKSVVRFLCVSKEWYALITSSYFIKMHLKFSIETNRDRTLILNEEDFAPASHYFSAVQFSSKYNRFGKTVEIYQPLLNWVISDYCDGLVCLHKGHEKQDVAIWNPLVRKYRRFPFEPIEEPSGFSDVRFSHLAFGHDPRNDDYKVLRVIEFYMEDMIGMEFEVKVCSMRSPTWKKIDEQWPNMVICHWKSVALNGDVYWIVADRVGQHRKSLLAFDLATEKFRFYGTPVPLENYLSTFLDVLGGLLCCIVHDYMYCDVYLMKKYGVESSWTQIFKIEKNVLCRNFEYFRTLMFSTNGKKVLLEEHPECGHTSLIWYDIEKNRCYRVKNRSFPYVFKVATCIGSLLLLDGDNVIDPTQKKNKRKRKRN; translated from the exons ATGATGTCGAATTTACTGCAAGACCTAATCGCCGAGATACTAATCCGATTACCAGTGAAGTCTGTCGTACGCTTCCTCTGTGTTTCTAAGGAATGGTACGCCCTAATCACCAGTTCATATTTCATCAAAATGCACTTGAAGTTCTCCATTGAGACCAACAGAGACCGCACACTCATCCTCAACGAAGAGGACTTCGCACCGGCTTCACATTATTTTTCCGCCGTTCAATTCTCATCCAAGTACAATCGGTTCGGCAAGACCGTTGAAATTTACCAGCCGCTACTAAACTGGGTCATCTCGGACTATTGCGACGGCTTGGTTTGCCTTCACAAGGGGCACGAAAAGCAAGACGTCGCAATTTGGAATCCACTGGTCAGGAAGTACAGGAGATTTCCTTTTGAGCCAATTGAGGAGCCCTCTGGTTTCTCGGATGTTAGATTTTCCCATTTAGCGTTCGGGCACGATCCGCGTAACGACGACTATAAGGTGTTGAGGGTTATAGAATTTTATATGGAAGATATGATTGGTATGGAGTTTGAAGTCAAGGTATGTAGTATGAGATCACCcacttggaaaaaaattgatgaacaaTGGCCCAACATGGTGATATGTCACTGGAAGTCGGTGGCTTTGAATGGAGATGTGTATTGGATAGTGGCTGATCGAGTTGGGCAGCATCGGAAGTCGCTTCTTGCTTTCGATCTCGCCACCGAGAAATTTCGGTTCTATGGGACGCCGGTTCCGCTAGAAAACTATCTGTCTACGTTTTTGGATGTGTTGGGAGGACTCCTCTGTTGTATTGTTCATGATTACATGTATTGTGATGTTTATTTGATGAAAAAATATGGGGTAGAGAGTTCTTGGACtcagatttttaaaattgagaaaaatgtaCTGTGTCGGAACTTTGAGTATTTCAGGACTCTAATGTTTTCCACCAATGGCAAGAAGGTTCTGTTGGAGGAGCACCCAGAATGCGGCCATACGAGTCTTATTTGGTATGACATAGAAAAGAATAGATGCTACAGGGTTAAGAATCGGAGTTTTCCGTATGTGTTTAAGGTGGCAACTTGTATTGGGAGTCTTCTTCTCCTTGATGGTGATAATGTGATTGATCCTACgcagaagaagaataagaggaagaggaagag GAATTAA